The DNA segment AAAAGCCATGAATTAGGTTCATGAGCATTTGTCCATTTTAGCGGAAATAGAGATTGAGATGAACATGTTTGGGTGGGCAGTTCTGTCCTCCTGAAGACGGAGTGAGACACACCCGCACTTCTCTGGGCTGTTAACCACAGATAAGATGGAATCTGTCTTCTCTAGTTTTATCAATGACACTGGAGGTTTTAGAGCCACAGGCTCTGCTGGTTtctctgctgcatttttttgagTCAAATGCAGACTTGGTATGGGATACTGCTAAATCCAGGTTACAAGGGGGAGAGACAGTAACAAACAGGGAGACATATCACTGTGAGCGGAGGTTTTTAAACAGCCGTAGCTCAAATATTTTCACGAGGTGTCACAGAACAATGCTAAATTAGATAggtttacaaaaaatacatgttttaaaacatgtatgaTGTTGATTTAAGTTGTAGAATTAAAGAGATGATTctattatataaaaaacatgttggaatgcaacatttgtgtgtgtgcagaagcaACCGTGAAATGAGAGGACTAAAGCGTCCAAAACCTTTTTCCTCTGTCAAATCATCAAAATTGCCCTGTGATGTTTTATATCACTCATCCTgatcttcttattattattgttaaagaGGTAGTAGTAATATGAGTAGTCGTAGCAGTAGCAGTATGCTTCTCGGACCCCCacccctttttatttttatgtgtgtcaaTATTATTAAAgtcaaaatggatttttttaaataagaaaaatatatccaaaaagccaaaaattatagaaataaaaaaatgtatacataataagataaaataaaataaaccctcgaaattatttattatgtatttattatttatcaaagaaaatgaaaaaaaaaacaaataaatgtaaaaactctAAATTATTAACAAAATCGAAAATATACATCCCCAAAAGCCTAAtcattcaaaacataaaaaaagataaaaataaaatgtttatcaaaaataattggcAATTAATCTTCTGTGAATGACTGAttctgattgattaatcaataactGTTGCAGAAGAACTTGAATAACCTAAACCTACATGTATAATCCGAACACCTCAGTACGGATACAGACGCCGCCGCCTGCCCTAACATGAGCGGCACACGCCGGAGTTTTATGAAGCGCACCCACATCCGATTGGCGACAATCTGTGTGACGTTTACGGAAGTAAACGAAGCAGGGCTGTCCTACTGCTGCAACACAAGGTGAGaatgttttcactttatttctaaTGAGGAAAAACAGATACACGCAGCCTGCAGCTGAGACAAGAGAACAAGAGCAAACACTGTTCCTCCAGGTccagctgtaaacacacagcGGACATAAGGAGTTAAAATGTGTCACCAAACATCATCACAGCTGACTTCTGCACACAGTCAGTCATTGTCTGTAACCGCTTATCCTCGTAAGGTCCGCGGGAccggagccaatcccagctgtcatcgggcggaaggcggggtacaccctggacaggtcgccagactatcgcagggccgacaaataaagacaaacaaccatacacgctcacagtctgCACACAGACAGCTTGAGTGAAATTCAGCCCCCTAAACAGGATTTATAtcatctgacattttttctaGTTTCCTTCTGATAGTCTAGTGCACAAGTCATGTTATTAACTTACTAGATAGAGGCTTCTGGATCCGATCCGTTCCAAACCGACAGATCTGTATTTCTCATGTGACCGCTGTTCTGTCGAAGTGTGTTTCCTGGTCAATAGTGTCTCCCCCTGTCAATGCGTAGTTGGGTCTGGGAGGGCAAGTTTCCTCAAGTTTTcctgataataataagaataagaataagaataagataagagtaacaataataataaaattacactaataaaaataaataaaaaaaataacaaaaaataaatacatttaaggAAAGAAAATGGTTTTGTTCCATATTAGGTAGGGCACAgggttaaccctctgaaacctgagccagttggttgaatttctttcaaaaacatggggagaagcaaaataaaactggccaaaaaattttgcaaataaaaaaataagtggtggggggtggggggagtatataaaagtatatataaatataaatatataagtattgattttatattttagtgtattttcttttcctgtaacttaattttcaatataaaattattttaaatgaatttttctggacatttttcttgttgtttggtTGATTATCTAATCCTCCTCCATCCACAACCATTTGATTGGGAATGATTTATAGTTCcctagcagaaaaaaaaaaactcacaggtGTTCTATGTGTGAATCATTCTCAGTGAACTAATCAGACcagttctctgtgtgtgtgtgtgtgtgtgtgtgtatgtgtgtgtgtgctgttgtgttacagggaaaaaagcaaaaatgaggGTTTCCACCAACAAACTACAGCAGCTCACCATCTTCACTACCGTGCTGACTGGGGCGGGGGTCTGCACCATGTACTatctgctgcagagtgagtacagatgactgtgtgtgtgtgtgtgtgtgtgcgtgcgtgcgtgcgtgcgtgcgtgcgtgtgtgggtgtgtgcgtgtgtgtgtgttaaagggatactttgccaacTTTCAGTAATTCAAGATTGTTTGTCATCATCCAGCAGCCatgttgtttcctgtgtcaaaacagAACATCTTGCATTACGTCACTCACTGCGGCAGTGTTTATTGGTTCCATGCGGTGCAGTGCAtgctggtagttgtaggttttctacctaaACACCACAGTCCTTTTATTTGGTCATGTAGCACTGATGTCAACAGTGTTATCATCTGTCTGCTGCAAAAGCAGCCCAGGTGTATGAGAggaccatttttttcagcagtgaagTACttctttaaccccttgaaacctgagctaagtagcttaatttcttttaattatgtgaagaaggcaataagtaaCTAATCAAGAAGTTACCCAAAATTaacaaagaaattagtaaaaaaaaaaaaaagaaataaatacaagaattaATAGTCTTGTATTTAtgaaaactagcaaaaaaaaagagaaaggaaattgtaaatacaacaaagggaaatttacagttgaaaacatgaaaacatgctagaaatttaaatttaactgTCAttgaatatataaatgtaatttgtttccTGAACATTTCTCCAttcttaaatgttttgataattttctctctctctttcctgtctttttttaatagtaCAACTAAATTTCCTTTTGAGATAATTTCCCAAAAGAAATCCCAATCCGTCTGTAAAAGCATGTAACTCTAGACACAAAAGATAAAAGGCATCAAATGTGGACAGCAACttaacattttagatttttgctgGCTATCAGCCTCTGCTGAAGGAGGCCACAGGAGGGCAAACCTTTCTCAGTGAAAGAAGTGCTGGTGTGTGGATCAGATACATGCAGAACTTAACGCAGACTCTTTTTCACACCACAACTCCACCAGTTTCTCCTCCTGTTTGCATAAGCCAAGACTGAAAACTTAAGatattatgaaaaatgtttgattttgtctgaGTATCAAGACAAGAagaagactgatttaagacagcTTCGGTTGAGTTTATGACAGCAAACACAGCAAACCATCGGGATCACAGCagcgcgcaccagctcaggttAAACTCTCGTGATTTTGCTCCAAAATCGAACAATTTGTCTGCAACTGTGAAATCACTTCACCTCAATCAAAAGTCGTCACAGTTCAACTATTATCTCTTACTCCTCAACAGTTTTCATCTTGTACTCTTTGAGTGAGACGTTCAGTTTCTCTTAGTTGCtccagcttttcaaatgttttcagcaccGTCTTCTTCATTCTGCTTCACGTGTTTATTCCTTTCTGTTTTACTATCCCATCAGAGAGATTTGTAGAGTCAGACTACCACAGACTGGCTCTGCAGAGGTTGGAAGCTTGTCCAGTTGCCATGGAGAGCCTGGGGGCCCCGCCTTTAAAAGTCCACAACATCCATTTGACTGACAGAGACAACCGCATCGATCAACGCACTGCTCAGGTACTGTGTTTGAATAATAACAACaccaatgataataataagaatagtaattattattattattaatttacacTGCACTTGTAAAATGTAGcgtttcacatttaaataaaatacacgcataaaataaaacaaacaaaatgtgaataagcacacacacacaaacataaatgccTACATTCATCTGTACTAGGCTTGAGCGgtgtgtaatatttcataccttccttaTATTTCACTTGGGTGTATGATATATGATGGTTGCAGCTCTAACAGCTTCCTTCCTTATTCATTCAGCCTATACTCTAATGAATTAAACATAAGTACATCATTTGtataaaaaagaggaagataaagtaagaaaaacagataatgggtaacaattaaataaacagtaatccCTGTAAACGCCTAGTaataaccaacaaaaaaatcatgtttttatacactATTTTAAACTGATTCTTGTTTGGCCATTGTTTTACCTCCACATTGAAACTGTTTCATAACTTCACTCCACATAACAGATTGATGGTCAAAAACTTTTCCTAGTGGTATgaacttttaattaaaattcaattttccTCTTAAACTGTAACCGTCCTTTTGATCACTGAACAGTTTTTGAATATTCCTGGTCGTTGGTTATTTTTAGCCTTAAATATGATCTGTGTTGCAGCTAAAGATCCCTGTGACGGGCTCACACACTGGAGGTTATCTGTACACTTCTTCAATCAGAGACGCCGATACCAACAGGTGAGCACATTCTGTTTATTCTCCGTTTAATGCAAATAACGGTGACAGTGTATTTCATTTAGTTTCTTGTgaaatactaaataataataataataatgataacttcatttatatagcacatttaaaaacagtttacacaTAGAAGgcaatacaataacaaaaagtcCAACAGTCGTATTGGACACAAGCGAAACGAAACAAGGGTAGAGTTtggaaaaagttacaaaaggACAAATTATGCAAGATGCAGgcaataaaatgtcaacaaagaACAATGCAAATGAATAGACCAAAAAGAACAGAAGCAAATGAAAGCAGtgaaaccacaaataaaataaaataaagaaaacatgaataaagtaggtataataaaaagaataaaacaaatttaaaggatgacatcacataaaagcaaacCTATATAAATTTGTTTGacgaagtgatttaaaagaagtcactgattctgcagcCGTCTGTCCACAGACAGGTCGGTTGAAAGCTAAGGGGGTCCCGATGGTTAACCTTTAGTTTTAAGCCTCAACCTTGGAACAGCCAGAGgggccccacctgaggatctaaGGCTGCGAACTGGCTCATATggggtcaacatttctgttatggAGCTTGGGGCCAAGCaagctttaaaagtgataattaaaatcttaaaatcaattctaaaatgaACAGGGAGCCAGTGGTGGGAAGCCAGGATTGGGGTGACGGGTAATGTCGTCTGTTAAAACCTGCGAGAGGCCGAGCTGCTGCATTCTGAACTAGCTGTTGTATGTTTGCTAACAACTGAACAGTGTCAGTGAAACGCTCCAGCTGATGAGGTAGAAAAGAATCATTTTCAGTGGCATCAGTGTACAGTGATTTATGACTTAATATATAAATGACTGTAACAGCATCTGTTGTCCACAGCTGCTTTGTTGTGAATCTGCAGCCTCTGGCTGTAGAGTTTAAAGTGTGGCACTAGAGTGTAACAATACATCTGTGTCACTTTCAAATGATGACTAATCATGACTAATACAACACGCAGCTCTACAGACATCAGAGTGGTCGGTTATAACTTGGCACTCTGGGTATCGTTCCGAAGAGATTTGTTGTCGATTCCACAGTATCCCAATGTGGTCCTCTACCATGCATGCACAGTTCCTGACCTACGTCTGTCGCTCCCTGCAGATGGAGCCTGAGGCAGGCAGTCCTGAGGCTCAGAGAAGGACAGATGATCGACCTGCTGAATCCTCCTCTACTGGCTGCAGAACAAGCCCAAGACAACGAGCAGGAGCTGGACACAGAGCGCTGGAACTGACCTGCTCCATGAACTCATGACAGCAATGTTAGAGGACGTCTTCCTGCTCCTGATGAGTTGAGATctaatcaaacaaaacaatacgGAAGCATCTACCAAACAGCAAATCCGCAACTCCAGCATCCTGTTGAGACTGCAGTAACTCATGAGGTGCAGCTCTGTCACTGTGCTGCCAACAGACTGCTCAGGATTGTTGTGTTATCTCAAGGTTTGGttttgattaaccctttaggactgtttggcgcattttaagcattttttttgttgttgttgtctttttttatcattttggttgtgttcatgcatatggcatacattttggaaaggttgtgtatttttgtttaatgttggaATTActagctcagctcctacaataagtctaaaatacagaGTGGAATCTAAACTTGTTACATTCAtgctgttaagtgcaaaaaatgtaccattgaaacccattcaaactgcagattTTGATCCTACAGccatcaaagtgtaaaaacatgcattgtattatttctgggtgtcattctgggcttttgtcttgggatttgtcatttttacttttttttccaccagatgATGCCATATTTGGCACTATACATGTTATTTCCACAAAGTGAAcagtcacaatcaatgttgctgctaatcattgacatatcccaggctctgatcattcaaaaaaatctactttgcatgtagtatattgaaaatattatttttttgtgattttttttcatctaaaacatagtgacatcatgacaaaaaaaatggcatttaataaagggttaaatactgaaaatgaattgcttgggttttttttaaaaattattagtATGACCAATGttacttaaaaatgaactcGAGGAAAGTagaaatcatattaatgtctgatattttttaaagcttgattttcaaacagactgctctgcacacagctTGACAACAACCCTGTGGTTTTGCTGACTTAATACACTGCAGCTTCCTGCTTCCTCTGCAGATTTATATAAGGGGAAATGTCATCACATCacccacacaaaaaatatgtttgtgaacCATATTTGTTAAATTGATAGCTCAGAATCTGCTGTTAaatcattacttttaaaaagcaggTTTTGGTTGTAGATTTTTTCTCCTGTTATCAGTTTTactaaaacatttgcaaagcagGGGCCCTGGTGGCTGAGTGGGTAAAGCAGGTGCCACATGAATGAAAgcagtgtccttgccacagcggctTTGGTTTCACCTCAgaaccctttgctgcatgtcgttctttctctctccctttcacgcTGCTGATCTGTCCTCACTACTACAGGgtataaatgccaaaaaataatcttaaaaaacacatttgccaAACAGCAAAGGCATGCATGATACTCTTCATACAGTCAACAAgattttacaagaaaatgtgTTCTCAAGAAAGTGACggccaaaaaagaagaaaagaaaaaaaaacagtgatttaaactcATGGGACCAAGACACACAAATACCAACATCACCAAGTGGTGACAAAGGCTGACTGTGCACCACCTCATGTTCCCAGTGTCTCAACCAAGAAGCGgcacttgaacacactgcaaagatgGCAAAACAGCATCTCGGTCCTGTGCCTGCGTGAGATGAAATAATGTTGCGGCCCACTGCAAGtcaatttttctgttttggttttttccGACTTCTGATCTAAATGCGTTCCAATGCATCTGCTTGGGGAGACATGGATGCCCGCAGGATTCTTTAGGTTAGGTCTTTAGGTTTCTTTAGGTTGCCTCTGAACATCAGAAGCATGCACTGATGACCTATACATGAGCTACCTCAGCAGCAGACACCCCACCACCTGTAAAAAACCTTTTGGTCTAATGCAGATTCATTGATGTAGTAGGTAGCTAACAGAGACAGGAGGCTAGGAGGCTACTACATGGCGTAGTAAAAATCAGCTGAATGGAAATGCCACTACAAAAttgttttagcacatttcacagcacaaacacaacataaatGTTCAAGTTGAGGACCAGGTAATTTTTCCATCAGTGGAAACAGGCAATTTTTCCTCCCACTATAGCATTTCCAATAGGTATCATTGTTGGCGTCACTGTCACAACAACAATCTGATTTCCTCAGAGTCGAGCACTGGGGCCTTTTTTCTCTTGCCGGGCAGAGTTTTTAACACTTGCTTTGATTGTTCCACTGTCCCCCATTTCTGCTACTGGGAatagtgtctgcaaaaaaacaatgctcTTTGGTAGCCAGGGATGGccacaggaaaacaaaagctctaccctcttcctttttttcaatttttttaaagatatttgttGTTCCACTGATTTCCATTCACTGTGCGCCACCATATTTCTGTGACATTAATTCAACCATGGATCTTGCCTGATTTTCCGACTTGGAATCTTGACTTGAATAGCCGTTCCAATTGAACGCAGCATAACTCCATACAGCAGATGGCCACAGTCTGTAATCGTCTTtcaagcaaacaacaacaaaaatttaaaaactgttgttgcAGCTTcagttaaacatgaaaaaacaaatcaatttatACCTATTGGAGTCGCAGCATCACAAGAGGACACCTGTGTGACTGTGGATGCAATCAAAGGATCAGGTGAGATATGTTCTCAAAATAACCCATCccgattaattaaaaaatgtgttgatcaGGCCTGATACCAATCCAATTGGGACATCCCTACTCCAAATGTCCGCTGTGATTATTCCCACTACCATAGATGTCACCAAGACCACATTTCATCATTCATTGTTCAAAAGCATCTTCATACtccaatgacttttttctcgttaataatgacttttttctcgttaataatgacttttttctcgttaataatgagtttaatctcgtaaataacgacttttttctcattaataatgactttttttctcgttaataatgagtttaatctcgtaaataataa comes from the Plectropomus leopardus isolate mb chromosome 12, YSFRI_Pleo_2.0, whole genome shotgun sequence genome and includes:
- the LOC121951683 gene encoding cytochrome c oxidase assembly factor 1 homolog; protein product: MRVSTNKLQQLTIFTTVLTGAGVCTMYYLLQKRFVESDYHRLALQRLEACPVAMESLGAPPLKVHNIHLTDRDNRIDQRTAQLKIPVTGSHTGGYLYTSSIRDADTNRWSLRQAVLRLREGQMIDLLNPPLLAAEQAQDNEQELDTERWN